One Carassius auratus strain Wakin unplaced genomic scaffold, ASM336829v1 scaf_tig00214898, whole genome shotgun sequence genomic window carries:
- the LOC113093145 gene encoding alpha-protein kinase 1-like: MSGQQEALLQECLRRAISGPRRDTQTPRRESFPDDLNTLLQEAADRKWPFVEEKWQYKQSVTSEDKMNSSDLIRKHLPQLLVFLRDSIAADEPEWALAVVFLVDRLLYWMDGSHVLLKIAKALHKRYPDVPIAPQVIIRQARVYLNTGKLQKAEVILSSLISNNASTGSWTYQKASDQTLVQAVSLQVRGQVLQTLGLWLEAAELIWASLIGFYALPQPDKKGIGTSLGLLANILTSMNDRDFAALQKKSHIDLSFLGESRHRLLSAARAAKMAVVFSQYGSLYVLTNVVAQGICLLSYSFSKKCPAEDQRMYLILAKEAFEIGLLTKTTGDVVTSKLELHTFLKAAYCLATTHRWMTGPSERVISAMSVCREAMTVFVDYCTKADSTLCAEIMAKIQQIKLLLKVETFRNSDPRSFIPDSYRSMEFGSVLFTLSDFAKALDVFGKHHKSVCEAFENGVGSGSCSTHAQCITAFQTDTEVLPTEIPKPPDHGADHSSLFSSKRNPSSNGSSLVLVDHSCHTVDEQSSTGSYELVDDFSNGSPEANIINPSNQSSTSPSVPNTFSNNKENQCQGQAMQELATTEDVEINPSEMPSIRWRDNLDARASSSSFSSGSSWERVSGQSQSGIETEEDVIDPSHDSSKINNDAKVGCTKGGSTSSFSLCDSSASSSSWQKLSLSPIANVERLELTHKKERTDQHLQVPNKIQEWQETTLPSTESDPFEELGFEHLSTPEKCQPAKPSSTGDNAPVCKDCFEKCIMGSDVLTERDYRSLLAGVCQRCLVERLPNKPLKPLEPGQLEQAYDAIVLKYSKASDVWIGSETSVYIGKLMGVQGKQRRAIQVLYLHQEQLLNSYVGKEYLKAKGLHMHLDDVERQMTAQYYVTEFNKCLYDNNVTTQIFFIPSEVLLVLEKDRIVTCLSAEPYMSGTFVKLTNNARDTDKKHDATKYGIAFGHFSYEFSGHQEVVVDLQGWITANGKGLTYLTDPQIHSLLKSRSSNFQQNGINNFLKHQHGDECNEICGAAGLRHIR; the protein is encoded by the exons ATGAGcggccagcaggaggcgctgctGCAGGAGTGTCTGCGACGCGCGATCAGCGGACCGAGGAGAGACACGCAGACCCCCCGCCGCG AGTCGTTTCCGGACGATCTGAACACGCTTCTCCAGGAGGCCGCAGACAGAAAGTGGCCGTTCGTCGAGGAGAAATGGCAGTACAAGCAGTCCGTGACGTCTGAGGACAAAATGAACTCTTCGGATCTGATCAGGAAGCACCTGCCGCAGTTACTG GTGTTTCTCAGAGACAGCATCGCGGCCGATGAGCCGGAGTGGGCGCTCGCAGTGGTTTTCCTGGTCGACCGTCTTCTGTACTGGATGGACGGCTCTCATGTGCTGTTGAAGATTGCTAAAGCGTTGCACAAACGTTATCCGGACGTTCCCATCGCCCCTCAGGTCATCATCAGACAGGCTCGAGTCTATCTGAACACTG GTAAACTCCAGAAAGCCGAGGTCATTCTCAGCAGTCTGATCAGTAATAATGCTTCGACAG GCTCGTGGACGTATCAGAAGGCCAGCGATCAGACGCTAGTGCAAGCCGTCAGTCTTCAGGTGCGCGGACAAGTGCTGCAGACGCTCg GTCTGTGGCTTGAGGCTGCTGAGCTCATATGGGCGTCTCTGATCGGCTTTTACGCTCTTCCACAACCTGATAAAAAG GGCATTGGGACGTCTCTCGGGCTCCTGGCAAACATACTGACCTCCATGAATGACCGAGACTTCGCTGCACTTCAGAAGAAGTCTCACATTGACTTG AGTTTTCTCGGAGAGAGTCGCCATCGTCTGCTGTCCGCGGCGCGAGCGGCTAAAATGGCCGTTGTGTTCAGTCAGTACGGATCTCTGTACGTTCTGACCAACGTG GTCGCCCAAGGCATTTGTTTACTGTCTTACAGTTTCTCAAAAAAATGCCCTGCAGAGGATCAGCGGATGTATCTCATTTTAGCGAAGGAGGCCTTTGAGATCGGCTTGCTAACAAAGACGACAGGAGACGTCGTCACCAGCAAGCTGGAGTTACACACGTTCCTCAAAGCTGCTTACTGCTTAGCCACGACTCACAGATGGATGACCGGCCCGTCCGAGAGGGTCATCTCAGCCATGAGCGTCTGTCGGGAAGCCATGACTGTATTTGTTGACTACTGCACTAAAGCAGATTCAACTTTGTGCGCCGAGATCATGGCGAAGATACAGCAGATTAAGTTGCTGTTGAAGGTAGAAACGTTTCGTAATTCCGATCCACGCTCTTTTATTCCCGACAGCTACCGTTCGATGGAGTTCGGGTCTGTTTTGTTCACGCTCAGTGATTTTGCGAAGGCATTGGACGTTTTTGGAAAGCACCACAAGTCTGTTTGTGAGGCGTTCGAGAACGGCGTTGGAAGTGGTTCGTGCTCGACTCATGCACAATGTATAACAGCGTTTCAGACGGACACAGAAGTTCTCCCAACAGAGATCCCGAAACCCCCGGATCATGGAGCAGATCATTCAAGTCTGTTTTCCTCCAAGCGGAATCCATCTAGCAATGGATCATCATTGGTTTTGGTTGATCATAGCTGTCATACTGTGGATGAGCAAAGCAGCACTGGATCTTATGAGTTGGTTGATGACTTCAGCAATGGGAGTCCAGAAGCAAACATCATCAACCCGAGCAATCAAAGTAGCACCAGTCCATCCGTTCCCAACACCTTTAGTAACAATAAAGAAAACCAATGTCAAGGTCAAGCCATGCAAGAGCTCGCTACAACTGAAGATGTTGAGATCAACCCATCAGAAATGCCAAGTATCCGATGGAGAGACAATCTGGATGCAAGAGCGTCTTCCAGTTCCTTCAGCAGTGGCTCTTCATGGGAACGTGTATCAGGACAGTCTCAGAGTGGCATAGAAACCGAGGAGGATGTTATAGATCCCTCTCATGATAGCAGCAAAATCAATAACGATGCTAAGGTTGGCTGCACCAAAGGTGGAAGCACTTCCTCGTTTTCCCTCTGCGATAGTTCTGCGTCCTCCTCTTCATGGCAAAAACTGTCCTTAAGCCCCATCGCTAATGTAGAGCGGCTTGAGTTAACACACAAGAAAGAAAGGACGGATCAGCATCTTCAGGTCCCAAACAAGATTCAAGAATGGCAAGAAACCACTCTGCCGTCCACCGAGAGTGACCCGTTTGAGGAACTGGGGTTTGAGCATCTCTCAACACCTGAGAAGTGTCAGCCCGCCAAACCCTCGTCTACAGGAGACAACGCACCAGTGTGCAAGGACTGCTTCGAGAAGTGCATCATGGGAAGTGATGTCCTGACTGAGCGTGACTACAGATCTCTTTTGGCTGGAGTTTGTCAACGCTGCCTTGTTGAGAGACTGCCGAACAAACCGCTGAAGCCTCTGGAGCCCGGACAACTGGAGCAGGCCTACG ATGCCATCGTCCTGAAGTACTCGAAGGCCTCTGACGTCTGGATAGGGTCTGAAACCAGCGTGTACATTGGGAAGCTGATGGGTGTCCAGGGCAAACAGAGGCGAGCCATCCAGGTGCTGTACCTACACCAGGAACAACTGCTCAACAG CTATGTGGGAAAGGAATACCTGAAAGCTAAAGGGCTCCACATGCATCTTGATGACGTGGAGAGACAGATGACTGCACAGTACTACGTTACAGAGTTTAATAAATGCCTGTACGATAATAACGTCACAACCCAGATCTTCTTCATCCCGTCTGAAGTGCTGCTG GTTCTGGAGAAGGATCGTATTGTAACCTGCTTGTCTGCTGAGCCGTACATGTCTGGGACATTTGTAAAACTCACAAACAACGCAAGAGATACTGACAAGAAACATGACGCCACTAAATACGGCATTGCCTTTGGTCATTTCAGCTACGAGTTCTCCGGTCATCAGGAAGTGGTGGTGGATCTGCAAG GATGGATAACGGCCAATGGGAAGGGCTTGACGTACCTGACCGACCCTCAGATTCACTCGCTCTTGAAGTCCAGGTCTAGTAACTTCCAACAGAACGGGATCAATAACTTCCTCAAACACCAGCACGGAGACGAGTGCAACGAGATCTGTGGAGCAGCCGGACTCAGACACATCAGATAA
- the LOC113093147 gene encoding ependymin-like produces MMKMMKPLLGLCWALVLVLVLVLTGRSSAQMPHRCRTPALLSGSMSVSAREGQDWVLAKYRYDAIGQRIRLWEFGQVQSKSFHADMLFLFREAVVYSIDYKNRTCQKNPLHTAFHPSHIPHNASLLSQVILGGSSAPGEGLLVNTWTGDVPATAGKYLATVTEFGCIPVSTLYYTPKTGWILTTYFNAVTGIEDPEQFFPPPFCAHADTKEEQLDFFSAFY; encoded by the exons atgatgaagatgatgaagccTCTGCTGGGCTTGTGTTGGgctctggttctggttctggtgcTGGTTCTGACTGGAAGAAGCTCCGCACAGATGCCACATCGATGCC GGACGCCAGCGCTGCTGTCCGGCAGTATGAGCGTG agcgcTCGGGAAGGCCAGGACTGGGTGTTGGCCAAATATCGTTACGATGCTATCGGCCAGCGCATCAGATTATGGGAGTTCGGTCAGGTTCAGAGTAAATCGTTCCACGCAGACATGCTGTTCCTGTTCCGAGAG GCCGTGGTCTACAGCATCGACTATAAGAACCGCACGTGTCAGAAGAACCCTCTCCACACAGCCTTCCACCCCTCACACATTCCCCACAACGCCTCGCTGCTGTCACAGGTGATTCTGGGAGGTTCGTCAGCTCCAGGTGAGGGTCTGCTGGTCAACACCTGGACGGGGGACGTCCCTGCAACCGCAG GTAAATATTTGGCCACAGTCACAGAGTTCGGATGCATCCCGGTGTCCACGCTCTACTACACTCCTAAAACGGGCTGGATCCTCACCAC ATATTTCAATGCGGTGACGGGGATCGAGGACCCGGAGCAGTTCTTTCCTCCTCCTTTCTGTGCTCATGCAGACACTAAAGAGGAGCAGCTCGACTTCTTCAGCGCCTTTTACTGA